The genomic stretch TCTAGTCCCTCTAACCCCTTCTCTGGAATGGGCATAGAATGGCTTGACTTCTACCCTCACCACCATCCTCTTCCACATGAACTAATTCTCTTTAGCATACTTTAAGGGTCACAAAGAACTGGAATGACATGAGTGTGCCCCCAACTTCTTCCCAGTCACACtaattatagtaataaaataGCATTATGTATTCAGCACCTGGATCTGTGCTAAGAATTGTATTGGTGACTTTTTATGCATGGTttcttatttaatcatcacacaAGCCTGCCGAGAGATTTTTAAACCCTATTTTATAAACGAGGAAACTAAGGATCAGAGAAGTTTTATAGCTTACCCAGCATCACACAGTAAGAGAGTAACAGGCCCAGGGTTGAAATTCAGATCTGACTTCAAAGCGACAGCCTCTTAATCCTTCTCCTCTACCTGAACTGTCTTCCTTTTATGGTGTTAACCATTTAACATGTCTCCTCCCTTCAATAATGCAGCTACATTCTACTGAGGACTTTCAGTGCCACAATCCAAAGAAGGGACTGATGGCGGAGATTTCTGGCTGGCGGATGGGGAAAATTATTTCTGACTCGACCTCGTATACCAATGCAGGCAGTGCTTACGGCCAAAAACACACTTTGGATCTGCTACCTACTAGTAATAACCAGATTTGTGCGGATCACAGTTTCACCCACTCACTGGTGGCATGTTTCAACTTTCTGTCCCCAGGACCCACTAATCATTTACAGCGTGTTGACTGATATGTGAACCAGGGGTCAAGGTGAACATACCCAGTTACATAACAAAAACGGATAAAGACTTTGTTGAATCaatcgtgtgtgtatgtgtgtgtgttttagaaaaTCTGTATAAACTTCTCTGCTGTGGTATCCCAGAGCAaagaatggttttcacattttaacaaaatgaagttactcactgcagcactgtttttCATCCTTTTGATCCCACTGCAGCATTCCTGTGCTGTGAGTCCCACAGGCTGTGATGCTGCGGAGCCCGTGGCTGGGAAAGCTCTAGACCTGATCAATAAAGGACGGTGGGATGGCTACCTTTTCCAGTTGCTGTGGGTCGCTGATGTCCACTTGGACAAAATGCTGTGGTGCTGCCCATGGCAGAACTGAGTGGGGAGATGATGTACCAGGGGTAACTGAGACTCTAGCCCCTAAGCCTGCTGCTTTGCACAGTGGATTGGCTTTGGGCAGGGTTTTCTGTTTCATCTGTGGGCTGCTGTGactgttcttttttccttcagatgAATGTTTGTTACTAGTATGTCCTTAACTATGAAACAGCCTGTAAGTACTTGTAAACACTTATGCAGAGCCCAGTCAAAGGCTCAGTACTGTAAGAGAAAGATTAGAATAAACTGTGGGACTTGCTCTCAAAGAAATAATAATCAgctcacatgcacacatatgtgaACTGCATAAGATGGGGTATATTCAAGTGACCAAGTGAGTGGTATAGATGCAGGAGTGATCTCATAAAAGGACTATTTCGATGGGATGGGAGAAGGCTTCCTTTGCGTCCTGAAGGGTGAGCAGGATTTGAATAGGACGGTGGCTTGTGTAATGGCCTTCCAGGAGAATGCCAGCCATACCACCTCTATGTGGGTAGGGAATCAGGAAGGAAGGTGTTAGGGAGAAGCGGAGCAAAAGCAGAGGGGTTCCAGCAGTTCTCTGTGGGCTTTGGAGCAGTCATCACCTTGGAAGAGAGACCGTAGGCTTGAAGAAAGCAAGCCTACTGTTTTCATTTAGGTTATATGTTTATTCGGAGTGCATTTGAGGGCTTGATAGAGATTACGGAGGCAGTCCTGCTTCTCCAGCACCACCCCAGAAATAACCTACCCTTTGGTGGAACCACTGAAATCAGGGAGGCGAGACCATGGGGCACCAAAGAGGACAAGCAGAGATATTTATACTTGTTACAGTGTTAGAAACCAAGGCCCTAAAGGTTACAGAGAACGAGAGTGGAGGGATTTAGGATTCCACTAGCAATCTGATGACCAGTCGCCCCCTTCCAGGCTCTCTGCCACATGTGTAGGACACAGGATGAATCATAGGACACAGGATGAATCAGCACAGTGCGACCTCTGAGTGgcagtggggaaggggtgggggtgggggggcggatcTCCCTGTACCTGGGAAGATAGGGGCCGGAGCAGGGACACAACTAGGAGCTGGTTCAGGAATGACGACATGAGGAGCAGCCCCAGGCAGTGGGAATTAGGGCAATGAGAGTAAAGAAAAGACATGAGATGTTTCAAAGAAAGACCATTCAAGCCTTGAGGACAGGACATTCTTTAAGACAAAGACTAAGGCAATTAATGATTAATGGTGCCACTGACCAGACAAAAGAAGTTGAGAGAGGGAGCTGGTTTGTAAGAGAAGAGACTGAATTTAGCTTTGGGCAAGTTGAAATCAAGACAAGAAatctgagacttccctggcggtccagtggttaagactctgtgcttccactgcagggggcacaggtttgattccctggtcagggaactaggatcctgcaagccacgcagtgcagccaaaagggaaaaaagtcaatctatattttcaaaaaaagacaagaaatccAAGTTCAGGAATAGAGCTGGATGAGAGGACACGACTGCATATACAGATTGGAGGCCGTGATATGACTGTCAGCACTTATATTCTAGGCTTGTACCTTCAACACCTCCATCCAAACCAACACTGCTTTTTAGTGACTGCTTTTGAAAGTtcaagggcagggcttccctggtggcgcagtggttgggagtctgcctgccaatgcagggaacacgggttcgtgccacggtccgggaggatcccgcgtgccgcggagcggctgggcccgtgagccatggccgctgagcctgcgcgtccggagcctgtgctccgcagcgggagaggccgcaacggtgagaggcccgcgtaccacaaaaaaaaaaaaaaaaagaaagttcaagGGCAGAAGCAACATTGTGACCAGTTAAAAAGAGCATTCAGAAGTAACTCTCTGAAgcgttttattaaataaatagatcAAATGACGCAAAGGTAGGACATCTGCAATGACTTGGAGAGGAGCAGGAATtctatttaggaaataaaaagattggggtttttttgaagaAAACTCTGGGCTCCCACATGCTACCCACCCACTGCTTTCTTGGTATTCCCCAGGGATCCACAGCTGTCTAGTATTTAGTCTTGGATGTGAAAGAATCTGACTGTTCAGTCCTATCCAGGAAACACTGGGCTGACGGTGAGCCAAGCTGTTTCTATTCGTCCATCTGAAATCGTAAGTAAACACGGTTCCATTCCTCTCCTCTTAGCGTTCTTGACTTCTGTCTATTGTGCTTGCCCAGGGTGGCTGCATACCTGGGCTAACACTGTAAAAGAGTAAGAGCAGCTTCTGCCTCTTGGCTCATGAAGACTGTGTTGACCTTGAGTAATATTTTCTTGAGAGCTACACCCTGGAACCCAGTTCAAGAAAAGTCAGTGGGGCTTGTGGTCCCATGTGATAGCATGACCAGCTGTAAGGCCTTGAGCAAATCACCTAACGTCTAAGAACCTATGAACTTGTAACCGTGTCCTATGAATACTGGTCCCACTAACAGAAATGGCCAAAGGGATTAGTTGCCGTCACCATGAGGAATAGGGTCTTGTTCTGCACGTTGCACGCAGGTACTCAGAGCCCAGGCTCCCTGCCACAGGAGGAGGACACAAAGATGAAAGAGCACAGATATAAGATTTCAACTCCAGAAAATAAGATGTTTACATGCCCAGGGgttttagcatttttttcccttgcaaATATTTGGGGTATGGCCATGATCTGTTTCAACAGTTTCTCCGTGGTTCTCATGAGGGTTTTGGATGCTTATAGCATCCAGATCACAGAAATATGCTAAGAAAATACAGGTTTTTGAGAGAGGGTTTGGTGAGAGAAAGCACAGACAAATTTCAAATGGTTAGTAGGAGTATGTTGCCTCACTTTTTTGTTCCCTCGTGTCAACCTGAGGAAAGCAGTAGGCAATAATATAAACCCCTCTTTTTTGCAGGTGATTGGACAATGTAAGGTAATAGCTATAACACTTTTGGATGGGTCTCAGAATCTTAGAGTGAATGACTTTAACTGCACCACAAGTTCTGGTATGATCATCTGTTAAAATGCTAATTAATTCTAATTAATACAAAATTCAATCTTACAGTGGTATCATCATATAAGACTATGAAGTACATATCAGAAATGGTTCCTGCCCTTGTGGACGTATTATTACTTGCTCTcctgagaagagaagagagaggggttTTCCTATTACTGGCACaccttcttttaaataaattcaacatataaaaatagaaatttacaaGAGGCTGTATGGAATCATCATAGAGAACATAAGCTCTGGGGTCAGATTTGTTTGAGTTTAAATCCCAGCCTTATCACTTACCAGTTGTGTGGTCTtgagggcaagttacttaaccacttcaagctttcctcctttgtaaaatgaggataacaataaTATTATCCCTTTGGTTCCTTctcagaattaaataaaattgtctGTGTAGTACACTTTGCAAAGTACTTAGCACTCGAGTATTGCCATCAACATCTGAAAGTTATGTATGTTCACAAAGCAGTCATACAAAGGatatattatctcctttaatctcaCAACAAGACTATGAAGTAAAGATTATGATCCTTTCTATTTTAGAGATAAAATAACTGAGCCTCAAAGAGATTCAATGACCTGCCCGGGGAACACAGCCAAAGTGTGGCAAAGTCAGGACCCTTTACCACCGGTGTTGACTCTAAATTCCATGCTCTTTTAATTCACTTTTTCAAAAAGAATTATCAcagaacttcttttaaaataattaatcttAACATGTTTCAACACATAAAAATTCAACAGTCAAGCAACTCCCTCAGGAGTTTGCCTTAAAGAAAGATTGAGCTGtaccttctcctctctctgttaACGATGCCTCTCTCTCGTTGGCAGAGACAGGAAGAGGTCATTAAAATATTAGCGTtctagggcttcgctggtggcgcagtggttgagagtccgcctgcctatgcagggaacacgggttcgtgccctggtccgggaagatcccacatgccgcggagcggctgggcccgtgagccatggccgctgagcctgtgcgtccggagcctgtgctccgcaacgggagaggccacaacagtgagaggcccgcgtaccgcaaaatatatatattagcgTTTTAtgagtgatgggggtgggggcatcGTGAATAAGGGTCACAACAGAGACTTGAGCATCGGAAGGATCTGGGTTTAAGAGACGTGGCTGCTGATTGGCTGATTTgatcttagacaagttacttagcctccCCAACCCTCAATTTGTCCATCTATAAATTGGAAGCTATTGTTATTCTTGCTGCCATGCTTATATGTGTTAAGTCCTAGCATTGACATTGTAACCCAGTAACCACAAAGCTGCCAACTGCTTTCTCTAGTCTCTTCGGCACTGGTCAATACTAAAGACAGCCCAGTACTCTCAAATTTCTTTGCGGATACAGAGCTCTACAGAAAACAAGCTGACAAAGCCCTGGAGAAGTACAAAAAGGAGAATGGTGACTTTGCTTCTTTCAGAGTGGACAAAGTGAAGAGGGTTGCAAGAGTTGTGAATCACCACTAACGTTTAGCTAGAGTTTGAGGGCCCAGGCTCCACCCTGGCAGGTGCAAACTCAGCAGCACTGTTCCTCTCCGCTGGCCTCACTCGGCCAGCTGCCTTTTACCTTGAGACTTCTGTTGCAGCCTCAGCAGAGAGGCAGCAGATACCATAGAACTGCCCTCCTTCAGTTCTTTAGTCTTTGgagttggggtgtgtgtatctgaaTATCtaacagagaaaagggaaaacccaaacaaggaagagggaaagacagaagaaagagcaTAATAAGATGATGCGAGTCATTAAAATCATCAGGTCCTAACCTCCTTCTATTACAAtggaagactgaggctcagagcgcCTATCTCACCACACCCAGTGGTGTGGCTCGAGTGGGGCAGTTCTGCCTCCCAGTCCAGGGACCTAAGTGCTTCCCACCCAGAGGGGTCTTGTCGAGCAGCTAGTTGATGTCTGTTGTGCATTTTGAAAATGCGAAGTTAAATAGAGTACGGTGCATCCAAGCAATGGAATGAATACAACGTAATTACTAAAAACAACGTTTTGGATGTATGTGCCCTGGAAAGTGTTTCAAGATACATTGCTAATGGAAAAAACAGGTTACAGAACAATACTTAGAATATGATCCTATTTATGTTAAATAATtagatatatgtgtacatgtgcaACATATTTAGGAAAAGGCTTGAAGGAAAAACTCATCAAGTGGATCATAATGGTACCTCTGGGAAAGGGAGGCTGGGGTGCAGGAAGGGTGATTTTTCACACTGTGCTCGATTACGTCTGTGTTAGTTGAACGTTTCAATGAAATAGTATTCACCTTATCACTTATGTGATAAATATTTTACAGGCAGAGACCATCAGAAAAATGGCACATATTGGGGCTTTTGAATCCTCATAGTGCTATATTGAATATTGGATTGTAGGTATCCActgccttttttactttttacctcCCGAAACTGCTTGGATTCAACTTGTTCtagagaggaggggaaagaacCAATTACTACCTGGACTTCTCTGTGAGGAACTGCTCCAGTCACCACTTTCCCAGGCACTCTCATGTGAGTATAATCAGCCTCTGTGAAATACTAGGTAACATTTAGAGACCacttactatgggccaggcaactttctaagtgctttacatatgtgACCTTATTAACCCACCaccaccctatgaagtaggtactatttttattcccgatttacagatggggaaactgaggcacagagaagttaagtgaatcATGAGAGTATCATGTATATTATAGAATTATATATGCTATATACCTCAACACCAGGTTCTTTACCCATTAGGATTAAAGACTTAGCTAAAACTAATAACTTGCTTGTATTAAGAACTGACACCCAAGGGTGCTTTCACTCACTTCACCTCGTTTACTCCACTCAGTGACCCCATTTGACAAACGAGGAGGTAACTGAGGCTCAACAGAGggagttgtgttagtttctgctttataacaaagtgaatccgttatacatatacatatcttcccatatctcttccctcttgcgtctccctccctgcctgatGTTCACAACTGAGCTGAGGTTAGAATCCAGTCCTCCAGTTGCTCAATCGATGGGATTGCTCCCCTAGTCACTTATACTTTGATACTCAGGTACCTGCAGGAAGATCTCCTTAATAACACTCAGCATCTGTATGGTGacttacagtttacaaagcacccACATTATTGCCTCGTTGGAGCCCTGTGACAAGCCCTCTGAGGAGAAGCAAGTGTTTGCCTCCATTTCCCTGGAACAAGATGGTCTAGAAGTTTAAACACTTGCCTAAGCGCACTTAGCTAGAAAGTGTTAGGACACAGGATGTTAATGGTGGCCTTTTGATTTCAAGTCCAGGAATTTTCTGAGGTTTAATAACACATTCTCCAGGACGGAAAGAAAGGAGGCATTCATTCGTTCCTTCTCTCACTGTTCAACTTTTCAACCTCAAGCAGTTCTAGAATCCTGCTTAATAGCTACCAGGAAAGACACCCCACCTCCTCCATTTCCATCCCCAACAAACCCCTATCTTGGTGTAGGTAATGCAAACCCAGTAGAGAAACATGGCAGCTGGAGAAGAGGAGCTCAGTGCTAAGTGTTTTCCagcatattatctcatttaattaagCCTTCCCACAACGTGTGGTTAGTTAGCATTGTGCTCACTTTACAAAGACAAATCCAGAAATTTTATGTAACTTGCTTAAACTCACAACCAGTAAATGGCAAAGCCACGATTAACATaggtctgtttgactccaaaACTGTACTCAGATCCTCAATGCTTAACAGTCTCTtctaaaaaaagttttcttcttgtCCTAGTCTAACATTGACAGCTTGGTATTGGGGCCTCTGGGGCATAGCGGTGCCAACCAGTTGTAGCCTCGGTACCTAGGGTAGGGCCAGCAGACAGTCACTTTGACAGGGTCTGTGCAAACCCACTTTTATACTGGCTCCCTTCTTCCCAACATTTCCTTCCAAGGGCCCGGTTTAGGTTGTGCAAATCCCTCTTCTGCACCACTCTTCACTCTCTCTAGACACAGACAACTCAGGTCTTCATGCAGAAGATTGGGCTAAAGGCAAGGTATCAATGATGCAGAGTTCCTCCTACAGCCCATGGGGAAGCCCAGCGCGGGGGACCACTCATGGAAGGGAACCACTGCAACTTGGAATGAAACCCTTCAGAACGTACACTTTCCCCAAAGTGTTGACTAGGAAAAATGGTTAAATAGCTGATGGAGATATTTGATAATATTACCCTGATTTTTCGAAagcctgttttcctttctcaaatgtCTGGAAGTTCACAATAAGAGCTGGGCACCTTCCTaccacttgcacacacacactcaaatacACATAGGCAGACACTAACAGGTTTATCTCTTCTTTATAGATCTTTGGATTCTGCAGAGCAAATTTGTCCTGTGATGTAGAAGACTCTGACTTGGAAACCCCAAAAGACATTGTCATAAACTGTGAAGTTTTCAATCTTAAGGTGGGTTGCTTAAGTAGCCTTTGTCATGAGCAGTGCCAAACTAAGTGATATTTTCACACATATAGTGTATTTTGTTCTTATGGCTGTtggtgtgtattgtgtgtgtgagagagagagagagagacagagacagagacagagacagagagaatagggagagggagagagagagatgatggaTGAGAGATGGGGGGGAGGAGAAGTACAGAGAAAATAGGCCCCTGGGAAAGTACAATTGTTGATATGACACAAAAAGTATGAATTTTTCCCCAAGAATTGAGGGTAAGATTTGCCAGAAAAGTAAAATCATGATCAATTCAATCAACCTCTAATGAATTTGAAAGTGGCCCTTGTAGTCAGGATTCCAGTGCTGACACTTAATAATTCCTAGCTTTTATTATTAGGCATAGAACCTAAGAAGAATGAATTAGCCTAAAATTTACTATATAAAGGTATATGAAATAAGATTCAAAACAATATTTTACATATGTCCCAGAAAGTTTTGTTCTATACCAAGATATTCTTCACAGTATTTTTTACATcagcaaaaaaaacacacaaaaaccaaaaaaaaaaccctgagtataatccaaatgtccatgtACCAACCCTCACCCCCAAAATGGAGGGGGCAGGCTTGTCACCATGAACATGGCTCCACAAGTGCAAAGAGGTAAGTGCTCGTCCTTTAGGAGTAGGAGATGTTTGTACCATAAAGCCTCAACTCTTGAGAATATAAATTACAAAGCACTAGTTTCCCAAAGGTTGATCTATAGATGagtatcattttataatataatttcacCAGATTATGTTGAAATGAGAAGAATAGTAATAAGGAAAGTTTTCATAATACAACATTTATTCCATCAAAAGGAGTATCCTTTACTCTGAGATTAACTTTCTGACTCGTGTTATCAAAGTATTATTCCTATTGTGAAATAATAATGGTGGTAGATGAtagttttgttcatattttaaatgcCAAGTTGGCTAGATAAGAATTCGAGGAACCATTTTTTTGGgtctcctatttttaaaattagttgtgAAATCCAAAAGTCTGGAAACCATTGgtgtaaattaaattaaacatctAACTTCTTTTGTGTTACAGGATGATATTCACTCTTCTGTGTCCTTCACCAGGAACATACAAACATCAGTGGTGTGAAGCATCGTTTGGGCCATGCCCTCCACCCTGGTGAGCATTCTCCTGCTGGCAGGACTCCATTTAAGCCCAATGGATCTAGAGATCACCATAATCCCCACGAGTCACATAACTTTAGATGCCCACCTCCTCTAGAAGACAAAAATTACTCAGACAGTCCACCATTTTGAGTAGGAGTTCCTCTACCATTGCCCCGTCCAGGGTCAAGATGCCATCACCCTCATTTTGACACCAGTGGGACCCATGGGCCCCCTCATGATCATAGTTCAGGTGAGTGCTATCCACACACACATCGTCCTCACAGTCACCATCCCCATGGCCACCATCCCCATGGCCATGATTTCTACGACCATGGACCCTGTGACCCACCACCCCATAGCCAAGGTCCCCAAGACCACCATCGCCGAGGCCATGGCCCACCACCTAGGCATTCAGAAGAAAGAGGTCCAGGTAAAGGACCTTCCATTGGAGACAAATTGAATATGTTCACTGACTCCCTCCACTAAAGAAAGGTGAAGTTCTCCCTCTTCCCGAAGCCAATTTTCCCAGCTTCTCATTGCCAAACCACAATAATCCCCTACAGCCAGAGATTCAGGCCTTCCCCTAATCAGCCTCTGAATCATGTCCAGGAGAATTCAAGAATGAGTTTCTACAAATCTCAAAGTTTTTTTGCATATACAgttctaaaataaaatctgatttccaaacttccctggtggcacagtggttaagaatctacctgccaatgcaggggacacgggttcgatccctggtccgggaagatcccacatgccatggagcaactaagcctgtgtaccacaactacttagcgcgcaggccacaactactgaagcccatgtgcctagaggccatgctccacaacaagagaagccaccacaatgagaagcccctgcttgcctcaactagagaaagcacgcacgcagcaacgaagacccgacgcagccaaaaataaatttttaaaaaagtaataataaaaaaataagtaaaatctgATTTCCTTGATGGGAAAAATGAATCATGTCCTAGAttagaaacacaaataaaatgtgACCAGTAATAAATGCAAAATGACAAGTTATTTTAACCTTATATTCATACTCAGCATCGGGAAAAATGTGAGTGGGGGTAGAAATGGCATGAGAAGAGGGAGACAActggaaaggagaggaaagatcTCAGCACTACAGATTAGAAGTTAAGTCCATCACTGCCTATTACATCACTTGAGGCAAATCTCTGATCCTCAGAATTTCTTTCTGCCTGAACTTAACTCCTTTAATTCTAGCGTCTTTTCTCTACTAGTACTTATGCTGAGGTTGGGCCTGCCAAGAAGGAATGTATTCTCACTTAAAGGATTATTCTTATAAAAGGGACCCAAATTCTCTTCCACTTGTTTTTTCCAGCCCATTTGTTTTTTGGAACAAATTAATTTCGATTTCAGGTTGATGTCCTAACTGAGCTAACGGGAAATTTAACCTCAGTCCTTCTTGGAGTTCCTGCTACTTCCCACACGAAGTGGTGCCGAGTTTTACTCTCATAGTGCCAAGGTGTTTGGGTGGTGG from Pseudorca crassidens isolate mPseCra1 chromosome 5, mPseCra1.hap1, whole genome shotgun sequence encodes the following:
- the HRG gene encoding LOW QUALITY PROTEIN: histidine-rich glycoprotein (The sequence of the model RefSeq protein was modified relative to this genomic sequence to represent the inferred CDS: deleted 1 base in 1 codon), which translates into the protein MGEGFLCVLKGEQDLNRTVACVMAFQENASHTTSMWYLVLDVKESDCSVLSRKHWADGEPSVSIRPSEIVIGQCKVIAITLLDGSQNLRVNDFNCTTSSVSSALVNTKDSPVLSNFFADTELYRKQADKALEKYKKENGDFASFRVDKVKRVARVRGGERTNYYLDFSVRNCSSHHFPRHSHIFGFCRANLSCDVEDSDLETPKDIVINCEVFNLKEHTNISGVKHRLGHALHPVQVSAIHTHIVLTVTIPMATIPMAMISTTMDPVTHHPIAKVPKTTIAEAMAHHLGIQKKEVQRLFSTSTYAEVGPAKKECILT